The following proteins come from a genomic window of Rutidosis leptorrhynchoides isolate AG116_Rl617_1_P2 chromosome 10, CSIRO_AGI_Rlap_v1, whole genome shotgun sequence:
- the LOC139870971 gene encoding heat shock 70 kDa protein 18-like translates to MSVIPLNVAYTLHEFLAMQDNLNHSNVYDDLEEGEIPHNLTREELDELVPQEQEEGTSVDAPAAKSSAESPNSEDDSFEIVGVNESHNDFDEVIIEDEPIEDYLKYDGVNSDDLPSFAEYFKMNEQLLNRKCEEKERIEVVRLRMLYRNHVEIPDILARKIRRSFMSKDFKGRRKQAKGEKLLDVKRDDTMVTRNDPSTITFHYLSRYMYPLMERSEKGNVLAIGIDLGTTYSCVGTWKDDRIEIIPNEQGNRTTSSCVAFTDSQRFVGDDAKNQSLINSANTIFDAKRLIGRSFSDPQVQEDLKLWPFKVTGGLGDTPMIVVSYKGQKKEFLAEEISSMILAKMRESAEAYLGSDVKNAVVTVPAYFNDSQRQATKDAATIAGLNIVRMINEPTAAVIAYGLNNKSSILGKINVVVFDLGGGTFDVSVMTVEKGDIFEVKGVAGDTHLGGEDFDNRMVEHCVSEFKRKSKMDLTGNERALGRLRFTCEKEKRILSSTTQTSIDLECLHEGIDFSMKFTRAKFEELNNGFFKKCIKTVENCLNDANMKKSCVDEIILVGGSTRIPKVQQMLQDFFDGKQLCKTVNPDEAVACGAAVMAAKLSGGTGKNKSVQNVVLSDVTPLSLGLDTVGEKFYIVIPRNTPIPASNAQYLTTIVDNQILLCIKIYQGERSKSTDNHFLGEFLIDGLPPAPKGVSNVKVYFEIDANGILTVTAGIVATGKTKKITINNERRRLSNDEIEKMIREAEEYKFEDIQFKKKADAHNELENYLYHMRNKIEENNVKNKVYAEMLKDMENAIVDTTKWLKNNHDAPLSELELKKLHLDYMMTYAFSFMDFNCILTDYLWTRWSQ, encoded by the exons ATGTCAGTAATTCCACTTAATGTTGCATATACTTTACATGAATTTTTGGCTATGCAGGATAATCTGAATCATTCTAATGTCTATGATGATTTAGAGGAGGGAGAGATCCCTCACAATCTGACACGTGAAGAGTTGGATGAGCTGGTGCCTCAAGAGCAAGAAGAAGGTACATCTGTTGACGCTCCGGCAGCCAAATCATCTGCAGAGTCACCTAACTCTGAGGATGATTCTTTTGAAATTGTTGGTGTTAATGAAAGCCACAATGATTTTGACGAGGTCATTATTGAGGATGAACCTATTGAAGATTATCTGAAGTACGATGGCGTAAATAGTGATGATCTTCCATCTTTTGCTGAATATTTTAAAATGAATGAGCAGCTTTTAAACCGAAAGTGTGAAGAGAAGGAAAGGATCGAG GTTGTTAGGCTGAGAATGTTGTATCGGAATCATGTTGAGATTCCAGATATTTTGGCTAGGAAGATAAGGAGATCATTCATGTCTAAGGACTTTAAGGGAAGAAGAAAACAGGCGAAAGGAGAAAAATTGTTAGATGTGAAGCG GGATGACACCATGGTGACACGAAACGATCCGTCTACCATAACTTTTCATTACTTGTCGAGGTACATGTACCCGTTAATGG AAAGGAGTGAAAAAGGAAACGTTTTGGCTATTGGGATTGATCTTGGAACAACGTATTCATGTGTTGGTACATGGAAAGATGATCGTATTGAGATCATACCTAATGAACAAGGAAACCGAACGACATCGTCTTGCGTTGCTTTCACTGATTCTCAACGTTTTGTTGGTGATGACGCCAAAAATCAATCTCTTATCAACTCTGCTAACACCATATTTG ATGCAAAGAGGTTGATTGGAAGGAGTTTCAGTGATCCGCAGGTGCAGGAAGACTTAAAGTTGTGGCCTTTTAAGGTAACAGGAGGGTTAGGCGACACACCAATGATTGTCGTCTCATACAAAGGTCAAAAGAAGGAATTTTTAGCTGAAGAAATTTCGTCAATGATTCTTGCAAAGATGAGAGAAAGTGCCGAGGCTTATCTTGGATCTGATGTCAAAAATGCGGTCGTAACTGTCCCTGCTTATTTTAACGATTCACAACGTCAGGCTACAAAAGATGCAGCCACTATTGCTGGCTTAAACATTGTTCGTATGATCAACGAGCCTACTGCTGCTGTAATTGCTTATGGTCTAAATAATAAGTCTTCTATTCTTGGGAAGATAAATGTGGTCGTATTTGATTTGGGTGGTGGTACTTTTGACGTTTCTGTAATGACCGTTGAGAAAGGTGATATTTTTGAGGTGAAAGGTGTTGCTGGTGACACTCATTTAGGAGGTGAGGATTTCGATAACCGAATGGTGGAACATTGTGTTAGTGAATTTAAAAGGAAATCAAAAATGGATTTAACGGGGAACGAAAGAGCATTGGGGAGGTTGAGATTCACTTGTGAGAAAGAAAAAAGGATTCTTTCGTCTACTACTCAGACGTCAATCGATTTAGAATGCTTACATGAGGGGATTGATTTTTCTATGAAATTTACTCGCGCGAAATTCGAAGAGCTGAACAATGGCTTCTTTAAAAAGTGCATCAAGACTGTTGAAAATTGTTTAAACGATGCAAATATGAAGAAGTCGTGTGTAGATGAGATAATTCTAGTTGGTGGGTCAACGAGGATACCGAAAGTCCAACAAATGTTGCAGGACTTTTTTGATGGTAAGCAGCTATGCAAAACTGTGAACCCTGATGAAGCTGTTGCGTGTGGAGCAGCCGTTATGGCTGCAAAGTTAAGCGGTGGTACGGGTAAAAATAAAAGTGTTCAAAATGTGGTATTATCAGATGTAACTCCTTTATCACTTGGTTTAGATACAGTGGGGGAAAAGTTTTATATTGTGATTCCGCGAAACACGCCAATTCCTGCGAGTAATGCTCAATATCTCACTACAATTGTTGACAACCAAATTTTGTTATGTATCAAAATATATCAAGGCGAAAGATCTAAATCTACCGATAACCACTTTTTGGGCGAGTTTTTAATTGATGGATTACCACCTGCTCCTAAAGGTGTCTCTAATGTTAAGGTATACTTTGAGATAGATGCTAATGGTATCCTTACTGTTACTGCTGGGATAGTAGCCACTGGTAAGACCAAGAAAATTACAATAAACAATGAACGAAGAAGATTATCTAATGACGAGATTGAGAAGATGATAAGAGAGGCTGAGGAGTACAAATTTGAGGACATTCAGTTCAAGAAGAAGGCGGACGCtcataatgaattagaaaattactTGTACCATATGAGAAATAAGATTGAAGAAAATAATGTTAAGAATAAGGTGTATGCTGAGATGTTGAAGGATATGGAGAATGCGATTGTTGATACAACCAAGTGGCTTAAGAACAACCATGATGCACCTTTGTCTGAGCTTGAACTCAAGAAGCTTCACCTAGA CTATATGATGACTTATGCTTTTAGCTTTATGGATTTCAACTGTATACTCACTGATTATCTATGGACAAG GTGGTCACAATAG